The genomic segment gattgagctcctctacttaataattcccaattcgagcactagTAATAGTATGAACTATATGTATTGGTAACtaacagaaattaaaaaatcatccaTACCGTACACGCAGTACACACATAGTCATTTAAAAATCCAGTTGGAAAGgaaaaggaaaataaaatataattgtaaatgaaATAGTCATGTTTTGAGGTTATTAGTTTATTGAACATCTGAAAAAAAACAACGAATAAACgtagaaaattgtttattgataaaatatgttccTGTTAAAAACTTACTTCTCCTTAGCTTCTGTTCTGCTCTCGGTacctgaaaataatatgtttgattagaatttttaataaaaatgttattaactaaagtatttatattatatccttacATCTTTTCTCCTCCTCCGGGGCATCACTAATTTCCTGAAAATAATGNNNNNNNNNNNNNNNNNNNNNNNNNNNNNNNNNNNNNNNNNNNNNNNNNNNNNNNNNNNNNNNNNNNNNNNNNNNNNNNNNNNNNNNNNNNNNNNNNNNNGAGTCAAGTTTTTGTAGCAAATGAAATTTGAGTAGAGATGGCTGTGTGTGACATTGATAATGAGGAAATAGTTAGTGGGAATTCGTGTTGACGGTATTCAAATATCGCGGTGGTTGATACTGGCCTCCCATCAATGACTACTTGCAATGTAACGGTGCCTATATCATGAGCTGCAGAACAAGACATATTGGTTTTTAATCTAACTTTGATTAATTAAAtcttaggtacaaaataaataacgagttctggaaattttaattataatatttccgtcAGTAGTGAAGGCATAACTGaataattgttgttgtttattttttttttattgtttaattcaattttattggaTTATCGACTTTTTTATCTTATCAATAAATTGTGATACAATGTTAGGAATGTTGAACACGGGACagaagaattataatataatttatattaagatgCTTTATGATAACTACtcacaaatattcaaaatattatatgaatattctaAATATCTCCTTCAAGTATAACATTcttgtacttattttttatactataagtacactgtaggtttttatactataggtactattatttcttgtatttttgtattattatagaaatattatgtttcttattttaatacctaatggctaatagcAATAGTTTACCTGGACAGTAACATCGTAAAACACCTCCTTGAATCAAAGTGCTTGGAACTGTGATCGTATCAAACATAACAGTGTACGATGAGGAAGAAAACCAGGGACCCGTGATTAGTACCTTAACACCTCCCtagaaataaatatagtcaaataaaatagtttatgcTCAACATAATTAACCTACACAAACCTCGGGAAATGCCCATTCAGGACAGTAATCAGTTATTTGTAGTACATCCATGTCTAATTGTGGTTGCCCATGTGGCTGCATATCCACAGCATTTGTCCCTATATCCGTAACTAAATctgtgaaacaatattatacatttaattaaaaattggtactaaatactaatttcatCTAGTGCTGATCATTATTAGATGCATACTTGAAGCATGTTGCGTTGCATGTTCTAGGATATCAAGTTCTTGGAAGTCAGTAAGCATATCAAACGCATCGAGACTCACAAATACATCGTCTCCAGGGCCGTCTAGATTTTTATTACTATGATCGTCATCCAATCtgtacacaatacaattttataatacattatcacAGTTGCGCCTCCAGGAGGGCGGGGAGTTGTGTGTTAAACATCAGCCTATCCTTAGCCATAAATATGCTAaagtttatttacaataaatacgcTTCAGATGTtacaaagtaggtatattgtcgTAACATGgttctatttcatatttgattttattattataaagaccgATGACTACAACGGAGAGTCTGTGATTCCTCacaagttataggtatataaacataaaattaaaacactacTAAAAAAATCGTGATCACGTGCCTACATTATCATCTTAATTGATAAATAGGTATCGGTGATGATATTAACATttgagataaaaaatattaaatacatgtaaAGTCAAACGATTAGATGTTTgtccaaataatattaagattttaccGTAACAATTGATCAGCATTGGCACACGAGACAGGCATATTGGCTGAAAGCGTCTGTTGTATGTCGTCGTGGGTCAAATCTAATGTGACATCATAGAATTCCGATTTCACGTGGTCCGACTGTTGTTTTAGATGATCTTGTCCGTGGAACAAGTGTACAGCATGTTCGTCTTGATTTTGTGAAGTGTGATACGTTTGTTTTTCGGTATACACGTGGATCACTTCGTCTGAACCTTGTGGcttatatgatatcattgtagtGGGAATGTGATTATTGTCCGTCACGTTGATCGGTGGTTGTCtgttgtttaatatttgattgttatctctctataaataaaaaaataaagcactatattatagtttgttatgcagatatttaaacaataaaaacttaAGCAACAGTCAAGCATTGTtaagaaacaataattataaaagaacttttttttttaatgaactttttgattgtttttataagaaagaaaaattattattaacactagAAGTAGGTATAAccagtaaaaatacaaaaatataatattacaaagtataattttttaattatttgtttcgaAGTTCaactgttaaaaattatttttttaggtactatataccaTGTGCactaataacttttaaacaatattggTAATTGTTCAAGctcaatgttaaaattattttaatttttaaattatggaaACTGTTttcatgaattatttaatatataaaaaatgggtatattaaataggtatatttaaatgcattgaTTTCGCTCAAACTGTgtacagtttatatttttaatagatttatacTATGTAGTGGATCgtaaaaaactgattttgtcaaaaaaagaGTTTGATAAGCGCACATACCTATtttatcttgttttaaatttttcattttcacgaAAATAAAACGTAGTACTAAATACAACTTGGTACATGTAGTTAGTGGTGTCAACTTTACAATCAATATACAGGGGTATACGAAAATTACAACATTCGTGTTATTGTAGTGAACCCAATTTCGTATTTTCTTGTTACCACTCTTAGCATGAATTAAGTAATAACAGATCTGAATAGATACTTACGCAATCGTGCTTGAgaattatttgttgttgttgctgcggTTGCTGTTGTTGTGGTTGATTGCGAAAATCCCTTGTGGAATTTGACAACAAGTTGTTGTTCATTGTGGTGTTCAAGGAGGTAGGCCCACTTTGTGCCTGTTatcgaaatttatatttttcattatcatcatataacactatattatgatttgaatatcatattttttaatgaatattaaaatgtactaaatatCATTGGTAAATATCGTTGGTCAATAACCAAATTGAAATGATATCTAATGAGCATATGGGTTGATTTGTTTTAgcataagttttaaatttaatcgatGTGGAATAGAAacccaaattgaaaaaaaaaacaattcaaattagTGTTTTTCACGGTAATCGATGACAACAAAAGTGTGTTTTCGCTTTTTACGAATGAACGAATGAGTTTGTCGTCTTGCGTACCTTATGATTGACGTGATTAGCGATCATTAATGTGTTCATCGTGGTTCTGGACGAGTTAACGTGGTGGTTGGTGAGTAACATTGTACCGGGGCGCGATCGATTTCCAGTCGTCGACGACACCTGCGAAGCGTTGTCACCATGTTTTAAGCAATCCAAATCAACGGTGacgttatacaataaattatattatcattattatgataagtgattaccataatattattgtttctacGTACTAGTTTTACATCCAGACCTATTTCTGGACCGTCGccaatgtatttatttactaaaaaaaacgcACCTGATTGCTGTCTGACGGTGAAATCCGTCTGATCGGACGTGAGCACGATTGTCCGTCCGCGCACGTGGAGTCCGGACATCCGCATTCCAGCGTTCGGCTAAGTAAAGTTGCCCTGGCGTTCTTCTGCCACTCCATCAGCTGTGTGACCATGGCGGCTACACATTCGGCCGTCTACCAGACAACATAGTACAATAATACATCAGTTCGTTGGGTTAGATTTCGGGAATAGGTGTAGTgcatacatgataatatagtattatgtattatacatatgatATAGGGTGGCCCACaatgtttttctgttttttatttgGTCACCAACACAGAAAAATGGTAGATACCGGTGGTCCACtctgtagaatattatataggtcacgTCGTCAAAGGACAACATcgtaatcacaatattattttaatttatacgagCTTTATTACACACCAGATTTGAATCATTATACGAGATTTAAGTGATGGGTTCGAACCGGAATCATGGTGGTCATCGGTATACAGCTTTTTAGAATAAACTAGAAGACCTCATGCAAATCGTTTGACATTTCACCGATGATGGAATGTTTAAGACTATCCGGTTGCATAAATTGCattcatcaaattatattatatttgctgaaattaacttttatcattaaattttctCTTTTGTTATAGAAAATGACTTGAAATAAACAAAGGACAATTGTTGTACCTGTACTATATATACCCAAATATGTggttaattatttgtatgtttataaatggtatataatttatttttgaaatttaacgaATGCcacgtttgtataataatgtttttttttacatgtctACCTTTTTagcttaataaaataacaaaactgaaATAGGAAATGAAAATCTCAATGAACTCAGTAAAATCTCCGTACCTAGTAAAATGCaaatatgattgaaaatataaacatcgttacatataatatattatagaaggtatacctacaatattcaTCTGtaagtatagtttaaaaatttatttaaaaacatgtcattataaatttttttttcttctaaatcACAATATAacaacgttttaaattaaattaaacaaactaaaaatgaaatttattgtattcatgATTTTTTTGCATGAATTAAAATCTAAGAAAAGTTATCTTACATTGTACAATAACGTCAGGTAAAACATGTAGGCATGCTAATGACATGGCTCCTGAAAAAAACTTACGATAACTTTGAAAAGCaatattaaaagttcaaaatatgcTTGTAGTAGAACGGCCGTATTTTAGATTTGAAAAGTTTGATGTGACTACTTTGTATTATTTGCATGTTAAGTAttgtatacaagtataaaataatatcggtAATTTGTTTGTCTACTGTATCAGTTTAAAGAAGTTGAATGCATTTGGTCGTCGCAACATCTGTTTTATAGTTTAGGATTACGTGTTATAGTTGTTtgccaatttaattttatactatccaTACATTTCGATTCATGCGTACCTTATAAAattaacacttaaaaaaatacaatttttacctCATCTGCagttatcatacattttaaattaatccaAAAACTTGTTCTTATTTTTCTAGAAATCCaagtattgcatttttttttagcaaatgaccattattatgattgaatagttgtttttactgattttaactgtttttataaCGATAACACGCTATTTTctacaatataatgattatatactCATTTGAACTGTTAACGTGACGTTATACGATTAAATCTAATTtctctaaacattttttgtagaAAACCAAATGTTAAATGGTACCTAGTATATTAACTTTTTGGATATTGAGTttcatacaaattcatatattatgcacCAGCACTAACATCCATTTttcctatttaaattaatataagtaagtcTTTAGATTAGGTGCATTCATGATTTTTTGATCAACAGTTGACACTATATTGATTTttctgaatacattttttattttatgtatttatctcTTTACAATTTGCCATGTTTAAAATACTGCTTACTAATtaatcaaaactataatataataaactttgcattaatatttgtactataaattatgcaaacattaatttattcctATTGTTTACTAcagaattctaaaaattaatgtaaaattgtttaaaatttaagtaaataagcCAATTGAGAATTTGTAAGGTAACTAATTtaatagtttctatattagCCTGAGTAAAAGCCATTTTAGTACTGGAAATTATCAacgaaaatatattacctacgaGTATTGAGtactcatagtttaaaaattcggtatattttttttaatttaaacttctgaaatgacatattgtatcatttagAAAACGCTAAGgcgttgattaatattttacctaaataGACAATAAAGGCATAATATTGattcttttttcgttttatttttaattttgtgtgttatttaaataataataacaatactacgaaattatattatattgagccTCAATAACTTGACTGAGAATTTAGCAGTAgaacatttaacattatacaatttaaaaaaagaattaacattgtaacttgtaaaaaGAATCATGAAATTACTAAAAGTCTGATTTATTATGAGGATTATTAATTTCAGAGTGccgtttttatttatctttatattatgtgttttgacgtttaaatataatacattttttagatataaaatatgtcatttttaattgtttgtcgaataggtactaataaaattCATTCTGATTAAATATCATACCAAAACATATTTACCGtttatccataaaatattttaaaattacgtttcaaaaatatagttctCTACCagaagttcaaaaaaaaatttgatggcTAAGGTAACCTAACCAGactgttaataaatgtttttcaaattatatattaacctTTTTTAGATTAATGTAACCGCACTATTACCGTCACTTTCCAAAACTGAGGTCCGTTTATAATAAGTCATACGTCGAagtaaaaacgtattttttctGATTGATTGAATAGTATAAGGAGAtcgctattttattttataagctaaaTCAAAATTGGAAATTAGGATAGGAAATTGGGAATGTcttgtatttttacaaaatatgaaataatataactacaaaataagaaatatgtaagtatgttataatatgatttaacagTCAAACGTNNNNNNNNNNNNNNNNNNNNNNNNNNNNNNNNNNNNNNNNNNNNNNNNNNNNNNNNNNNNNNNNNNNNNNNNNNNNNNNNNNNNNNNNNNNNNNNNNNNNtctataattttattttgtttaacgaACACGACGtgtatatttactatagtttctaaaataataatataatattttattattcggtTCTCTAAGTGTAAATTATAGCGATATAGGTATTCTATATCACGGTAAACGACGTAAACCAGGCATGTCAAACTCAAAGTATTAACTGGaccaattttattgaatttatagttTACTATGTGGGCTGcacataaaaatgtatcgaaaaaataaaaatttttaattttattcattacttACAAAAGGTACTATACAACAGGTTATTCAATTACATATCAGAAAATAAGACGGAGAAGTCGTGATAAATAGTTGTAGGTAcacactttttttatttctatatttttacaatttattgacCATTAATATTGGTATCCGTGGACCATAAAAACTGATCCGAGGGTCACATGTCTGGTCGTAAagatatattattcaacattgaTGTAATCTCttcatttacaacattttatcataagagcattaaaaattttaagtacatagttacctattagttattacagtagAACTCCGATTATCCGGACCAATTAATGTCAAGGGTGGTCCGGATAAGCAAATATCCGGATGATTGacatatgacattttaaaagttatatatagTGACATTGTAATCCGACATTTCACTCGTTATAACAATTGACAGACTAATAACTGTGCAACGATTAGACAGCAACTGACCATTGGCgcaattatctgtgttttgttggaagNNNNNNNNNNNNNNNNNNNNNNNNNNNNNNNNNNNNNNNNNNNNNNNNNNNNNNNNNNNNNNNNNNNNNNNNNNNNNNNNNNNNNNNNNNNNNNNNNNNNNNNNNNNNNNNNNNNNNNNNNNNNNNNNNNNNNNNNNNNNNNNNNNNNNNNNNNNNNNNNNNNNNNNNNNNNNNNNNNNNNNNNNNNNNNNNNNNNNNNNNNNNNNNNNNNNNNNNNNNNNNNNNNNNNNNNNNNNNNNNNNNNNNNNNNNNNNNNNNNNNNNNNNNNNNNNNNNNNNNNNNNNNNNNNNNNNNNNNNNNNNNNNNNNNNNNNNNNNNNNNNNNNNNNNNNNNNNNNNNNNNNNNNNNNNNNNNNNNNNNNNNNNNNNNNNNNNNNNNNNNNNNNNNNNNNNNNNNNNNNNNNNNNNNNNNNNNNNNNNNNNNNNNNNNNNNNNNNNNNNNNNNNNNNNNNNNNNNNNNNNNNNNNNNNNNNNNNNNNNNNNNNNNNNNNNNNNNNNNNNNNNNNNNNNNNNNNNNNNNNNNNNNNNNNNNNNNNNNNNNNNNNNNNNNNNNNNNNNNNNNNNNNNNNNNNNNNNNNNNNNNNNNNNNNNNNNNNNNNNNNNNNNNNNNNNNNNNNNNNNNNNNNNNNNNNNNNNNNNNNNNNNNNNNNNNNNNNNNNNNNNNNNNNNNNNNNNNNNNNNNNNNNNNNNNNNNNNNNNNNNNNNNNNNNNNNNNNNNNNNNNNNNNNNNNNNNNNNNNNNNNNNNNNNNNNNNNNNNNNNNNNNNNNNNNNNNNNNNNNNNNNNNNNNNNNNNNNNNNNNNNNNNNNNNNNNNNNNNNNNNNNNNNNNNNNNNNNNNNNNNNNNNNNNNNNNNNNNNNNNNNNNNNNNNNNNNNNNNNNNNNNNNNNNNNNNNNNNNNNNNNNNNNNNNNNNNNNNNNNNNNNNNNNNNNNNNNNNNNNNNNNNNNNNNNNNNNNNNNNNNNNNNNNNNNNNNNNNNNNNNNNNNNNNNNNNNNNNNNNNNNNNNNNNNNNNNNNNNNNNNNNNNNNNNNNNNNNNNNNNNNNNNNNNNNNNNNNNNNNNNNNNNNNNNNNNNNNNNNNNNNNNNNNNNNNNNNNNNNNNNNNNNNNNNNNNNNNNNNNNNNNNNNNNNNNNNNNNNNNNNNNNNNNNNNNNNNNNNNNNNNNNNNNNNNNNNNNNNNNNNNNNNNNNNNNNNNNNNNNNNNNNNNNNNNNNNNNNNNNNNNNNNNNNNNNNNNNNNNNNNNNNNNNNNNNNNNNNNNNNNNNNNNNNNNNNNNNNNNNNNNNNNNNNNNNNNNNNNNNNNNNNNNNNNNNNNNNNNNNNNNNNNNNNNNNNNNNNNNNNNNNNNNNNNNNNNNNNNNNNNNNNNNNNNNNNNNNNNNNNNNNNNNNNNNNNNNNNNNNNNNNNNNNNNNNNNNNNNNNNNNNNNNNNNNNNNNNNNNNNNNNNNNNNNNNNNNNNNNNNNAATTTCGGGTAAGTAAAACTAACTTTAGTTTTAGTACaacttttgttaataaaaaatgagtataaagtacttgaaaaattaaaaaactaagctAATCTAATCCTTTATACGTAAAAGAACAAGCCTCTTGTGATCacactattaattttttccaatttttttcacaGAGTTTTCCAAATACCTTCCTGAGTGTCACAACATCAcccgatatttaattttttttcggagAGGAGGGAGAAGGgaatctttatatattatatacctaaaataagtaCCACTGAGTCACTGATCGctgtatctcaaaaactactcaacaTACGAACTTGAAATTCGGAATAGTGGTTcttctatatttttaccatgcaataagaaagaattttaaagaggtgctcaaacagggacatTGAGGATCAtattagaaattgtatttttatttattgatagttgCCATTAGTTACAGTTAATAGTAGAAATTTGTGTTGATTTATCATTATTCCATTAGTAAAGAAAGGAAagcttattaaaaatgtgttactaTTCCAGTAGTTattagttgaacattttaaaaattgaggTGAACCAAAACAAAGTTACTTTATACAATGCAACAAGTACAAGACAGGCTGCATGAACTATACTAACAATTTTCATTGAACactatttaactaataatataaatattgatgacatgcttcaaaaatttaaaatattaacttattacgAGAGAAGAATAATACTCtagaatctatataataataataataataatagtaatataatttttgtttttatgttataaacaatgtaattaattttatatgtatgtgaatataagtataaagctaatgtgtgatatttttattattacatacttattaaatttgttataatattgtttgagacatgttatattatacttaacacttctcctaaaaaatatttccactGGCAccggaaataaaataaaatgcttgCCCTCCTCTCTGCCATTAAGATCTGCGCACACCTATGGATGTTTGATTGATGTATAAACAATAGATTAGTTTGCATTGGTTGGAGCACTTTTTCAATTAAGCAAATTATTGACAGaaataaactgttataaatattaaatttatgctCGGACCAACGCAAAGTAAGCTTCTTTACCAAATCAAGAatcttcaaatttattttaatcgaaCCTTTAGAAGTACTTTTTAGTCAGTTTCTAATgtcgttttgatgaaaaattgaTAGAGATTGCATGGACTTTAATAAGTTAGTTTAATGAAGGTGTATGATTGGAAGGGGGTATGGCCGTATGGGAGGCAAAGCCCCCACGAATCACTTTCGTCTACATAAATCTAGCACCCCCATAACTTTAacccaaattgcgcctatgagGTACATTCAATATACCAAATTTACATTCAGCAGAATAAATTTCatgttattaactataatatattgcaccTACTTTTGCATACGACATATGGTTGAgttcattattcgattacattcatattcaattgtaatttacaataaaatcacactatattacagtataataaatcTCTTGTGATGTGATTAATGCTTAtgatatttgaacaaaataaaaattttaatggatgtctattgaattattgaaaatatattggtatttaaaaaagcttactgttaaaattcaaataaatgttattttaagatttataggTTTCAGTTACGGTTTTTAACCGGTGTTGTAAAGCTTTTGGTTTTGGTTCCGGTTACGGTGTTCGATTATGGAAAACTGCGGTTTTAACAGGTTTTTCAGAAAACTAGTTAAACTTGTTTTAACCCCTGCCTGCCTGATTTATGGttacacataattatttgtttttatatatttttgttagatttGTTTATTGTGGAATTTTACGAACACAATTCCGGTGGAATGTGTGTGAtaagtcataaactcataacgcAATAACAAGTTTGATTTGCTGAACCAACTAACCTGAGTAAGTATGCAGACGacgaacaaaattaaaaacgacaCGAAACTCAACAGTCTTGGGAAGGGTAGATCAGCGAGGATATGTGAGATAGCGATGAAAAACATACCAGGacctgtaatatatatataaatatcacgtagttaatatgtacttattttataatattgtatcctgTAAACAGAAGCTACGTCGATGGCTAAAAGAAGCCAAAAGTTGTATGTCACGAACGTAAAATTGTACACAAAAACAATAGATTTCCTACGATATTGGTTTTTGGTTCTCGGTTGAGAAACCTCACTATATATTTGGATAactttgatattaattttagttattatgtgttattatattttaaatattgtaagttTACAAAAGGCTTATACAAAAGGTTTTGATGGACAAGGGTATTACAATTTGTTGCAAActgttgataattattgttttattattaaaatataataacctaaTACTGGcgtcttatataaatataacattgtagttaataataaaaatgtctacaatgtctgttatacaataaacatacaataaatacaatattggtGATTGTAATTTGCaggataatataaatttaatataataacaaccaGTATAGCCTTTCAtcaaatgtattacctatgtcGTATTGTCATTAGATCATAGAacagtatagtaatattatttttgataaatgtcaCAAGTCTAGTCGTTTATATATGCGTTTGAGTTATGTTTATGCAAGATTTTATAAATGCCCATTGTGTTTAAATCTTATTTTCGAgaacatgttatattttaaacctgTTGAAAGCTCGGCACCGATTATTCGGGTAGCATACATTTGATATGTAAACTAGATCCTGATTGGACCTGATTCAATTGAGTTTATTGTCTAtacctattttagattttgagtagaGAATgattaacctaaccaaatgctgtgtg from the Acyrthosiphon pisum isolate AL4f chromosome X, pea_aphid_22Mar2018_4r6ur, whole genome shotgun sequence genome contains:
- the LOC100570580 gene encoding uncharacterized protein LOC100570580; translated protein: MVTQLMEWQKNARATLLSRTLECGCPDSTCADGQSCSRPIRRISPSDSNQVSSTTGNRSRPGTMLLTNHHVNSSRTTMNTLMIANHVNHKAQSGPTSLNTTMNNNLLSNSTRDFRNQPQQQQPQQQQQIILKHDCRDNNQILNNRQPPINVTDNNHIPTTMISYKPQGSDEVIHVYTEKQTYHTSQNQDEHAVHLFHGQDHLKQQSDHVKSEFYDVTLDLTHDDIQQTLSANMPVSCANADQLLRLDDDHSNKNLDGPGDDVFVSLDAFDMLTDFQELDILEHATQHASNLVTDIGTNAVDMQPHGQPQLDMDVLQITDYCPEWAFPEGGVKVLITGPWFSSSSYTVMFDTITVPSTLIQGGVLRCYCPAHDIGTVTLQVVIDGRPVSTTAIFEYRQHEFPLTISSLSMSHTAISTQISFATKT